The genomic stretch TTCCTGGGTGGCACCTGTCTGGCGACAATCCTGACCTCGGCCCAGCTCTGGTAGATCAAAAGGCGTTTTCGACCGTTTGCGCCGCGCTTGTGATATCGCGCCCGACGCCTTGCACGGTGTTGCAGGCAGACAGGCCAAGGATGGCGGCAAGGGCAAGCAGACGGATCATCGGGAACACTTTCGCTGTTGATGCGCCGATCCTAGTGGAGCGCGCCGCGGCGTGCAAGAATTTGCCCTAGCCCAGAAAAGCCGCGACCGACCCGATAAAGGCGCGCGGCTGTTCGGCATGCAGCCAATGCCCGGCCTCGGGGATTTTCGCAAATCGCGCATTGGGAAACAGCGCCTTGATCGGTGCGCGGTGGTCAGGGCGGATGTAATCGGATTTGGCCCCAGACAAAAACAGCGTCGGCCCGTCGAACTGCCCCGAAAGCTGTGGAAAGCCGATGATCCGATCCATCTCGGCCTGCAGCACATCAAGGTTCAGCCGCCAGCATCTGTCTTTCATATCCAGACTTTGCAGCAGGAAATCCGCAACCCCCGGCCCCAGATCGCCCAGTTGGGCCTTGGCCTCTGCCCTGGTGGTGACCGTGTCGAGCCGCACCTGCCGCATGGCGTTCAAGGGCCCGTGCTGGTCATGTTTATAGGTCACGGGGGCGATATCGGCGACGATCAGTTTGCGCACCAGATCTGGGTGCTGCACCGCCAGCACCATGGCGGCCTTGCCCCCCATTGAATGGCCCAGCACATCCATCGGCCGGTCCATCACCTGCGCCAGATCGGCGGCCATATCGGGATAGCTGTGGCTGTCAAACCAGGGGCTGTCCGCG from Yoonia vestfoldensis encodes the following:
- a CDS encoding alpha/beta fold hydrolase; this encodes MLNMILHDGPDTTPLLIAHGLFGSARNWGVIAKKLSETRPVITVDMRNHADSPWFDSHSYPDMAADLAQVMDRPMDVLGHSMGGKAAMVLAVQHPDLVRKLIVADIAPVTYKHDQHGPLNAMRQVRLDTVTTRAEAKAQLGDLGPGVADFLLQSLDMKDRCWRLNLDVLQAEMDRIIGFPQLSGQFDGPTLFLSGAKSDYIRPDHRAPIKALFPNARFAKIPEAGHWLHAEQPRAFIGSVAAFLG
- a CDS encoding entericidin A/B family lipoprotein, with protein sequence MIRLLALAAILGLSACNTVQGVGRDITSAAQTVENAF